Genomic segment of Gilliamella apis:
TTATAATAATAAAAAAATTTCTTTTTATTATCTTCATGATATTAAGATGATTTTGTCTTATTCCCATACCTATTATATATACAGGCAGAAAATGCAAAGAAATTGATAATAACTTATAGCCGTCATGAGGTCTAGGGTATAAACTAACAAAAATAAAAGATATTATTGATAAAGTTGTCAAATTTTTACCAGATAAAAATTTTAAAATTGGTGCTAATAAATAGATAACAGTTATCATAGGGATAAACCAAAAAGGTATAGATAAACTACCCCGTTTCCATTCAATGAAAAACTTTTTAAAACTTTGATATATTGAATTGTCATTAATGTAGTCCCAATAACAAAACACAAAAATTACAAAAGAAACTACAGTATATGGGATAATCACATTTTTAATTTTTGATAAATAATATCTTTTTAATTTAAATTTATAAGAAAGATGTTGAAATAAATATCCTGCTATCAAGACAAAGCCAACAGTCCAATTAAGAGTAAGAGAGGAAAAAAAATAAAAATAACTTTGATTTGAACCCATTTTTTTACAGATCCCTGAAGACCATAATATTCCATAGCAGTGACATATCACAATCAGAATTATAATAATGCCTCTTAAAAGATGAATCGAATTAACCTTTCTTAAATTATCAAATGTTGCAGAATCCATATATTTCATTACCGTACTATCAATTGTATTTTTCCAACTTTACTAATCTTCTTAAATAAAAAATTAATAACAACCCATTATATTATTAATAATAATCATTTATGATAGCATTCTAATTATCATTATTGTAGATATTTAAAATATTATTAGATATTTACCGCCCTATCCCATAATCCCGAAGTTTATTTGCAATTGCGGTGTGGGATACCCCTAATCTTTTGGCAAGTTTTCTTGAGCTTGGATATTTGACATAGAGACTTTTTAGGACTTCTTTTTCATAGTTTTTCGTCATTTCATCTAGCGTTTTATTGTCAATATCCCTAATCAATGAGATCTGAGTTGAAGTTATTGCTGGTAAAACAATGTCTTTTACCGTCAATTGTGAAGATGTTAACTGAGCCAATGCTGAATAAAGTACATTTTTAAGCTGTCTTACATTACCTGGCCATGAGTATTGAGCTAAATAAGGAATAACATCTTGATTAACTGTTGGCGGTGTAATTCCCTGCTTATTAGCAAATTCATCAATAAAAATTTGTGTGAGCGGTGCAATATCTTCCTGACGTTCTTGTAGTGAAGGTAAATTTAAGGACAACACATTCAAGCGATAATAAAGATCTTTCCTAAACTTTCCTTGTTCCACCAATTCAGCTAAATCAACTTTAGTGGCACAGATGATTCTAACATCTACATAAACTTCGTTATCATCGCCGACTCGTCTAAAAAAGCCATCGTTAATAAAACGCAATAATTTGGTTTGCATTTGGAATGACATTTCATCGATGCCATCAAGTAATACAGAACCACCATTAGCCTGTTCAAAAAAACCTTTTTTGCTTTCAAGTGCTCCTGGATAAGCCCCTGCGGCATGGCCATAAAGCTCACTTTCAACAACATCATCAGGCATAGCGGCACAATTGAGACCTAAAAAAGTTTGATCCCCCCTAGGGCTATATTGATGACATGCACTAGCCAACAAATCTTTACCTGTGCCAGTTTCACCGGTAATTAGTAATGGTTCTCTTTGCATTGAAAAAGCTTTAGCTTGAGCAATTAATTTTTGCATTGATTGGCTTTTAACAGCAAAAATATCAAAAGCATGACTTCCAACAACATTAATTTTTGATAACCGTTTTTTTAGATATTCAACTGGTTGCAAAACAAAGGTAATAAGAGATGATTCATTAATTTTCTGCAATAAAAAATACTGGGAGTTTAATACAATAATCGTATCGTCATATTCGGATAAATCAAATGTTGCATCCAAACTAAATGCATTTCGATAATCAAATGGCTGATCTAAACTTAATAAATTACTAGAAAATAATGCTTTTGCTGCATCATTATAAGCAACTAAATGTGTATTATTGTCGATTTTAATGATGGCTGCTTGCATTATAATGCTCCCACTTTTCATTCAACTTCATTAAATTTTGATGACGATTCTGCCAATCATGACTCTTTATCAAATCGGCATAATTTACTTTGGTATTAGTTAATAGTAGTTTTGCTTTATCGGTTAATAATGGCTGTTTTTCATTTAAACGAGTTAATGTATCTAAAATAGCTAATGTGCCATTTCGATTATTACAAGCCAATAATAAATCACAACCAGCATTAAGCGCTGCTTTAGCTCGTTCAGCGTGATCCCCCAAAACAGAAGCTCCTTCCATCGATAAATCATCAGAAAATATAACACCATCAAAATGTAACTTTTCACGTAACACTGTTTTTAGCCAAAACACTGACCCGCTAGCTGGTTTATCATTAAATTCAGGATAAATAACATGAGCAGGCATAATTGCATCGAGTTTCTTTTCAGCGATTAATTTGGCAAAAATCTGCATATCATTTTCAATGAGTTCTTTCGAACGATAATCGATTGGTGTTTCTTTATGAGAATCAGCAATAACATGGCCATGGCCAGGAAAATGTTTACCAGTTGTTTTCATGCCTGCCGAATGCATACCATCAATCATTGACGATGCAATTTGATAAGCAATATAACTATCATGATGAAATGATCGACTTCCAATGGCTAAACAATCATGACCTAAATCAAGTACAGGTGCATAACTTAAATCAATGTCGTAGGCAATCAATTCCATCGCTAGTAACCAACCCGCGTCAAATGCTAATGATTTCGCTTTTTCTAAATCATTAAGCAAAGCAAAAGATTGCACAGGAGGAATTAGAGTAAAGCCTTGCTTGAAACGTTGAACTCGACCACCTTCATGATCAACCGAAATTAATAAACGTTCTGATGTTACTGAACGAATTTGCTTTATCAAATCAGTCAATTGCTCAGGAGACTGATAATTACGACTAAATAAAATAATCCCTGCTACCATTGGATTTTTTAAAAGCGATATATCATCATTGGTTAATGATGTACTCGGCACATCGATCAATAAAGGCCCCATTATTCAGCAGCTCCTTGAGCATGATTAACAGAATTTTGGGATTGGATATCCTTTGTTGTCACACGTTGTAAAATTTCACCCGTTTGGGTTGAAAGTAATTCCATAGAAAGGTTGGCATCTTCATTTTCGGCTGGTAACTTATAAAGTGTGGTAAAAAGCACATACCCAGCATTTATTGACTTTGCCAAACCGATCATTTTACTGCGAGAAACAAGTTTATCATCAACAGAAATACCTAACGCTTGTTTAGCTTGACTGATCGATTGTCTATCAGCCACAGAGAAAATACTTTGCTTATTCAGTATATTATGTAAAGTTGTATCAATCTGATTTGTTGCTAAATAATCACCACTACGATTTTGGATATCACTAATTAACAACACTTTATTACCTTCAATTGCTGATGAAGATTGCAATATTTTATTTACAACTGGAGATAATATATCATTCCAATCAGTTGTTTTAACTATCTGTGGAGGAGTATCAACCACTCCAGTGTTATCTGGGATTTCTACTGGCGGATTGACTTCAGTTTTTTGATTATAACCGAGAAGTTGACATCCAGCTAAACTAAAAGCAAGCATGCTCATTCCAATGATACGTTTAAACTGTTTCATATAAGCTAACCTATTAATCGCCCTAAATTTTTACCACCTAATAAATGCATGTGAATATGAAAAACTTCTTGTCCTGCATCTTTATTACAATTCATTATTAAACGATAACCACTTTCATCAATACCTTCTTGCTTGGCAATTTTAGCCGCAACAACCATCATATGACCAAGCAGAGCTTCATCAGACTCTGCAATATGATTTACGGTTGGAATCAATTTATTGGGAATAATTAAAATATGTGTAGGGGCTTGAGGAGAAATATCCCGAAAGGCAGTAACCTGATCATCTTGAAAAACAATATCAGCAGGAATTTCACGGCGAATTATTTTACTAAAAATGGTTTCTTCAGCCATATAAACACTCCTTTAAAAATAGCTATTAACATTAAACTTTTATCTTATAAAGAATAACATATTTTAATGACAAAGATGTATAGATATCGTTACATTTTTACACCTAATTCACCCGTTCAAGTAAAAACTTTGTCGAAAAGTTTTTTTTATCCTATTTATAATCGATTTTTAGTTAAATTTTTTAGTTATGATTAATAGATTATTTTTATTATAAAAAACGAATAGCACTTTTAATATTTATTCATTTGTTAAAGTAATTATTTTGATATATAATGCGCCGTCGATTTCAACCGCTTAATTTTCATGTTCCTTGCTTTCAATGGGTTGCGGTTGCCCCGACAGAAAGCTGATT
This window contains:
- a CDS encoding penicillin-binding protein activator LpoB; translation: MKQFKRIIGMSMLAFSLAGCQLLGYNQKTEVNPPVEIPDNTGVVDTPPQIVKTTDWNDILSPVVNKILQSSSAIEGNKVLLISDIQNRSGDYLATNQIDTTLHNILNKQSIFSVADRQSISQAKQALGISVDDKLVSRSKMIGLAKSINAGYVLFTTLYKLPAENEDANLSMELLSTQTGEILQRVTTKDIQSQNSVNHAQGAAE
- the nagZ gene encoding beta-N-acetylhexosaminidase translates to MGPLLIDVPSTSLTNDDISLLKNPMVAGIILFSRNYQSPEQLTDLIKQIRSVTSERLLISVDHEGGRVQRFKQGFTLIPPVQSFALLNDLEKAKSLAFDAGWLLAMELIAYDIDLSYAPVLDLGHDCLAIGSRSFHHDSYIAYQIASSMIDGMHSAGMKTTGKHFPGHGHVIADSHKETPIDYRSKELIENDMQIFAKLIAEKKLDAIMPAHVIYPEFNDKPASGSVFWLKTVLREKLHFDGVIFSDDLSMEGASVLGDHAERAKAALNAGCDLLLACNNRNGTLAILDTLTRLNEKQPLLTDKAKLLLTNTKVNYADLIKSHDWQNRHQNLMKLNEKWEHYNASSHH
- a CDS encoding acyltransferase family protein — protein: MDSATFDNLRKVNSIHLLRGIIIILIVICHCYGILWSSGICKKMGSNQSYFYFFSSLTLNWTVGFVLIAGYLFQHLSYKFKLKRYYLSKIKNVIIPYTVVSFVIFVFCYWDYINDNSIYQSFKKFFIEWKRGSLSIPFWFIPMITVIYLLAPILKFLSGKNLTTLSIISFIFVSLYPRPHDGYKLLSISLHFLPVYIIGMGIRQNHLNIMKIIKRNFFIIIMFFSVVLLLIATMYETIPNFSLRGVMYTPFKIMIFMLLLYFWDYTNSNFTKNKFNSILSYIANISFPIFFIHYAILESIFYLFLKNNNYFQQVTQNCSGFLELIIGITMALITLFLSIIVIEVVKKMTKNKSRYFIGC
- a CDS encoding HIT domain-containing protein; translated protein: MAEETIFSKIIRREIPADIVFQDDQVTAFRDISPQAPTHILIIPNKLIPTVNHIAESDEALLGHMMVVAAKIAKQEGIDESGYRLIMNCNKDAGQEVFHIHMHLLGGKNLGRLIG